From Stigmatella erecta, one genomic window encodes:
- a CDS encoding glycoside hydrolase family 26 protein, giving the protein MPFPSTSSAPTPRTAWSRRTLLRIATLTTAMAFCLGASPALAQVSKTLSTPGPTAQSQKVYNLLADLENNSRNGTKKQTIMGQHCEAQKESYAGEYWVKVGDITGKRPGFVELDFGPGNYGSTYSAPYVDYAVGFARDRFIYGEGIVGFSFHQSYPGAGTKSWENTFRQGWMDYNWMGRVINWQANTSEYQALLRDLSFAADKLAYLQQQGVPVLFRPFHEMNKKGSASPFWWANQDPAQYKQLWNIAHDYLVKTRGLKNLIFVWCPYEWDGTYGGDPWNYYPGNDRVDVVAVDIYHGNPYFPAKFYDDLKGYNKPRMLGENDKLPVRWGDSRYGTVSEIDARPWVIWSVWGDSLLYNLGTQNPNDWNVSSNYKAIKDTYSHGNVLTGGGNANYNWGGLR; this is encoded by the coding sequence ATGCCCTTTCCCTCTACAAGTTCCGCCCCCACGCCGCGAACGGCGTGGTCCCGCCGCACGTTGCTGCGCATCGCCACCCTCACCACGGCGATGGCCTTCTGCCTCGGGGCCAGTCCTGCCCTGGCGCAGGTCTCCAAGACGCTGAGCACCCCAGGGCCCACGGCCCAGTCCCAGAAGGTTTACAACCTGCTGGCCGACCTGGAGAACAACAGCCGCAACGGGACCAAGAAGCAGACCATCATGGGCCAGCACTGCGAGGCTCAGAAGGAGAGCTACGCGGGGGAGTACTGGGTCAAGGTCGGAGACATCACCGGGAAGCGGCCGGGCTTCGTGGAGCTCGACTTCGGCCCTGGCAACTACGGCTCGACCTACAGCGCTCCCTACGTGGACTACGCCGTCGGCTTCGCGCGCGACCGGTTCATCTACGGCGAGGGCATCGTCGGCTTCAGCTTCCACCAGTCCTACCCGGGCGCGGGCACGAAGAGCTGGGAGAACACCTTCCGCCAGGGCTGGATGGACTACAACTGGATGGGCCGGGTCATCAACTGGCAGGCGAACACCTCCGAGTACCAGGCACTGCTCAGGGACTTGTCCTTCGCCGCCGACAAGCTCGCCTACCTGCAGCAGCAGGGCGTCCCGGTGCTCTTCCGTCCGTTCCACGAGATGAACAAGAAGGGCTCCGCGTCACCCTTCTGGTGGGCCAACCAGGATCCCGCCCAGTACAAGCAGCTCTGGAACATCGCGCATGACTACCTGGTGAAGACGCGCGGGCTGAAGAACCTGATCTTCGTCTGGTGCCCGTACGAGTGGGACGGTACCTACGGCGGAGACCCGTGGAACTACTACCCCGGCAATGACCGCGTGGACGTGGTGGCCGTGGACATCTACCACGGCAACCCGTACTTCCCCGCGAAGTTCTATGACGACCTGAAGGGCTACAACAAGCCGCGCATGCTCGGGGAGAACGACAAGCTGCCGGTGCGCTGGGGCGACAGCCGCTACGGCACCGTCTCGGAGATCGACGCCCGCCCGTGGGTCATCTGGTCCGTGTGGGGCGACTCACTGCTCTACAACCTGGGCACCCAGAACCCGAACGACTGGAACGTGTCGAGCAACTACAAGGCCATCAAGGACAC